A region from the Sphaerodactylus townsendi isolate TG3544 linkage group LG01, MPM_Stown_v2.3, whole genome shotgun sequence genome encodes:
- the LOC125439100 gene encoding V-set and immunoglobulin domain-containing protein 10-like encodes MEVPGFWCVTLLLLLLDRRCSGTANISAWNPCHYQVRGIQGRSVLLPIALTSPERADKIEWKFQPRAGLDLVIAEFTGGKLQRPNPGDRFGRRLGMAGEATLRIAELELGDGGVYVARVRLASAVVEEHSFTFRVHESVPEPRIVPRLVSRTAEACNVTLQCLGSEKGGINVSWKSGDQLSFLEGSSDWYQLSGGSTDLRVSWWPNSSDPTFTCLLSNAFDQKSASLDLASICYNGRCSSECLSWVRVTMLVGVLVQILIVAALNVLERIRQEQN; translated from the exons ATGGAGGTCCCAGGCTTTTGGTGTgtgacgctgctgctgctgctgctggatcgCCGGTGCTCAG GGACTGCAAATATTTCCGCCTGGAACCCTTGTCACTATCAAGTGAGGGGCATCCAGGGACGGTCAGTCTTGCTCCCGATAGCCTTGACCTCGCCCGAAAGGGCAGACAAAATAGAATGGAAGTTTCAGCCCCGAGCTGGCCTCGATCTCGTGATTGCCGAATTCACCGGCGGGAAACTGCAGCGGCCCAATCCGGGCGACAGGTTTGGGCGGCGGCTAGGAATGGCGGGCGAGGCCACGCTGAGGATTGCCGAGCTGGAGCTGGGAGACGGTGGCGTCTACGTGGCCCGGGTCAGGCTGGCTTCTGCCGTGGTTGAAGAGCACTCGTTCACTTTCCGGGTCCATG AGTCAGTGCCAGAACCACGGATCGTCCCCCGGCTCGTCTCCAGGACTGCAGAGGCGTGCAACGTGACCCTTCAGTGTCTGGGGTCCGAGAAGGGGGGCATTAACGTCTCCTGGAAAAGCGGGGATCAGCTCAGCTTCCTAGAAGGGAGCTCAGACTGGTACCAGCTGTCTGGCGGAAGCACGGATCTCCGCGTGTCCTGGTGGCCCAACTCCTCGGACCCCACCTTCACCTGCCTGCTCAGCAACGCCTTTGACCAGAAGAGCGCCTCGTTGGACTTGGCCAGCATCTGCTACAATGGGA GATGCAGCAGCGAGTGCCTCTCCTGGGTGCGGGTGACCATGCTGGTTGGGGTCTTGGTGCAGATCCTCATTGTTGCTGCACTGAACGTGCTGGAAAGAATCAGGCAGGAGCAGAACTGA